One part of the Lotus japonicus ecotype B-129 chromosome 2, LjGifu_v1.2 genome encodes these proteins:
- the LOC130737706 gene encoding uncharacterized protein LOC130737706, which translates to MATPITGTIVFNTVGRVQYGFDVYTVNLQNNPPLEDHRITDGVSVNFNAQFVETQSDNDNHSIVFISQRTGSPRIYLTRPGTSPEPLPFVAESFFHDRPVIKNETLYFVSAHEQPDPIGKTLFKSWSAVYSIAVNGGGTIERLTPPGVVDYSPAVSLTGKFIAVASYGSRPWRTLEFHKLDTEIAVFAESDPENRVMVSERGRWPTWSRDSTIFFLRVAEDGWWSIFRVELPHSNLTQPPTPPIRVTPPGLHCFTPAAMHDGKRIAVATRRGGNNNFRHIEIYDLESKTFQRVTESINPSFHHYNPFVSNDSLHLGYHRFRGESTQGDSTIPHLEQVQSRVQNLQLLRLNGAFPTFSPDGDFIAFNHIPFNHESDGIKIIRSNGSKRWTLVEGRTCFANSWSPTEKHVIYTTIGPTFESVTKTVQIARIEFDPIHLTDDREEIPFMLKFLTGDNTGNNAFPSCSPDGKFVVFRSGRSGHKNLYIVDAVDGESNGGIQRLTEGEWIDTMPFWSPKGDLIAFSSNRHERGNNEVFGIYVVKPDGSDLRRIEVGNDGRERLNHVCFSHDGEWLLFTSNFSGVTMEPVGMPNQFQPYGDLYVVRLDGSGLRRLTCNAYENGTPAWHHFGSLVSYNNRGFGFKPKE; encoded by the exons ATGGCAACACCAATAACTGGCACCATCGTGTTCAACACCGTTGGAAGAGTACAATACGGCTTCGACGTTTACACCGTTAACCTCCAAAACAACCCTCCGCTGGAAGACCACCGCATCACTGACGGCGTCTCCGTCAACTTTAACGCCCAGTTCGTTGAAACTCAGAGTGACAACGACAATCACAGCATTGTCTTCATCTCTCAACGAACCGGGTCTCCCCGCATCTACCTTACCCGACCCGGAACTTCACCTGAACCATTGCCTTTCGTTGCTGAAAGCTTCTTCCATGATCGCCCTGTCATAAAAAACGAAACTCTCTACTTCGTTTCCGCTCACGAACAACCCGACCCGATCGGAAAGACGCTTTTTAAAAGCTGGAGCGCGGTTTACTCCATCGCTGTTAACGGCGGCGGAACAATCGAGAGGCTAACCCCTCCTGGCGTTGTGGATTACAGCCCCGCCGTATCTCTCACCGGGAAATTCATCGCTGTCGCTTCCTACGGTTCACGCCCGTGGCGCACCCTGGAGTTCCACAAGCTCGACACAGAGATCGCCGTTTTTGCCGAGTCTGACCCGGAGAATCGGGTTATGGTTTCCGAGCGTGGTCGATGGCCAACTTGGTCGCGAGATTCCACGATTTTCTTCCTCAGAGTTGCCGAGGATGGTTGGTGGAGCATCTTCCGTGTCGAGTTGCCTCATTCAAATCTCACCCAACCTCCAACCCCACCAATTCGGGTTACGCCGCCGGGGCTGCACTGCTTCACTCCGGCAGCCATGCACGACGGCAAGCGAATTGCCGTAGCAACACGCCGGGGAGGGAACAACAATTTCCGCCACATCGAGATCTACGATCTCGAGTCCAAAACCTTCCAACGAGTGACTGAATCCATCAACCCGAGTTTCCACCACTACAACCCGTTCGTCTCGAACGATTCGCTCCACCTCGGGTATCACCGGTTCCGCGGTGAGTCAACCCAAGGCGACTCCACAATCCCCCATTTGGAACAGGTGCAATCTCGGGTTCAGAACTTGCAGTTGTTGAGGCTAAACGGTGCGTTTCCTACCTTCTCCCCAGATGGTGACTTCATCGCGTTCAATCACATCCCCTTCAATCATGAATCAGACGGAATCAAGATAATCAGATCCAACGGCTCAAAACGTTGGACTTTGGTCGAGGGAAGGACGTGCTTCGCCAACTCGTGGAGCCCGACGGAGAAGCACGTGATATACACCACAATCGGTCCAACTTTCGAGTCAGTTACGAAAACTGTTCAGATTGCAAGGATCGAGTTCGACCCAATTCATTTAACAGACGATCGCGAGGAGATACCATTCATGTTGAAGTTTCTGACCGGAGATAACACCGGTAACAACGCTTTTCCGTCATGCTCACCCGACGGGAAGTTCGTCGTGTTTCGGTCTGGTAGGTCAGGGCATAAGAACTTGTACATTGTTGACGCAGTTGATGGTGAATCGAACGGCGGGATACAGAGGTTGACAGAGGGGGAGTGGATTGATACGATGCCATTTTGGTCACCGAAGGGTGATTTGATAGCGTTTTCGTCTAACAGGCATGAACGGGGGAATAATGAGGTGTTTGGGATTTACGTGGTTAAGCCTGATGGGAGTGATTTGAGGAGGATTGAGGTTGGAAATGATGGGAGGGAGAGGTTGAACCACGTGTGTTTTAGCCACGACGGAGAGTGGTTGTTGTTCACGTCGAACTTCAGTGGGGTTACGATGGAGCCGGTGGGAATGCCCAACCAGTTTCAGCCGTATGGGGATTTGTatgtag TGAGGTTGGATGGAAGTGGGTTGAGGAGGCTGACGTGCAATGCATATGAGAATGGGACGCCAGCATGGCACCACTTTGGATCACTTGTGAGCTATAATAATCGAGGTTTCGGTTTTAAGCCAAAAGAATAA